In Candidatus Binatia bacterium, the genomic window CTCGCGCACGGGCTACACCGGCGATCTGGGCTACGAGATCTGGGTTCCGGCGGCTCGGGCGGAGGAGCTTTGGGATCTTCTGATGGAAACCGGCAAAGCGCATGGAATCACGCCGGCAGGGATGCTGGCGCTGGATATGGCGCGTCTGGAGGCCGGTTTCATACTGCTGGAAGTGGATTATACGAGCGCGGAAAAGGCGTTGATCCCCGCGCAAAAATATTCTCCGTTCGAGATCGGCTTGGGTTGGACGGTGAGTTTGGACAAAGAGAACTTCGTCGGACGGAAGGCGCTGCTGGAAGAGAAACGGGGCGGCCCCTCCAGGCAACTCGTCGGGCTGGAAGTTGATTGGAACGACTACGAGAGACTTTATCAAAAAGCCGGTCTAGCGGCCCATCTGCCGGCCAGTGCATGGAGGGGGGGTGTCCCGGTCTATCGCGACGGGAGGCAGGTCGGGCAGGCGACGACCGGCGGCTGGTCGCCGACGATAAAGAAATACATCGCGTTGGCGACCGTGCAAAGCAAGTTCTCCCGGCCCGGAACGGATCTCTTCATGGAAACGACGGTGGAGTATGCGAGAGAGACGGTGCGCGCTCGCGTCGTGAAGCTTCCTTTCTTCGACCCGCCGCGCAAAAGGAACTAGGGAGCCTATGAAATTTTGAAGTACACACGCAAGTGTGACGTTGAACGATGCCGATCCTTTAGACTCTCATTGTACTTGCGGCAAAGTTCATGTCCTTTGCGCCGTATGTACCCTGGACGCGCTCTTCCTTTTTCGGATTTCACCACGATCGACCGACCACATTCGCAAATACGAGATGAAAACATAAAAATCAGTTCCAGGTCCTTTTAGTAAGACAACCTTCCCTCCCTCAATTTCCCTATCTTTGCACGCTAAGTCTGAAAAAAAGGCACCGAATTCGGTGCCTTTTTTTCAGAGCTTATCATCCGGCGCTAAAACATTATGAATTACTTTGTCACCTTAATTGTCTTGGCCTGGCCGCCATCATGATCCACGGTGACGTTTTGCCCTGCTTTCAAGTCACCGCGGCCTCCGACGCCCTCGATCTTAGTGCGGCTGCCGCTGATCGAAACCTTCACTTCCTTGCCGCCGGGTCCCGCGACGGTGATTTCTCGGCCGTCATCACCGACCTTCGTAATTTTTCCCTTTAGTTCCTCAGCAAGGACGGAACCCGCAAGAGAAAGGCTAACGATAATGGCTGCTGCCCAAATGCTCATCGATCGACGCAACATTTAATTCACCCCCCTCCTAATTGGAATTTGGTACGACTATGGTCTTAGATATTATGCAGCTCAGCAATTGTCAAGACCTTAGTCGTAGGTTAGGCTTGGTATCGACTTCACAGACTCAGCACGCCGTTCACCACGCCCTGGCAGACCTTGGCCATGAATTCCAGATCGAGCGTGTCGATCGTGTCGGATGACGTGTGATAGTGCGGATTGCGCATGAAGGCGGTGTCCGTAAGGAGCAGCGCCGGATAGCCGAGATCCCAAAAAGGAGCGTGGTCGCTGAGACGCACCTGAGGCACGAGGAAACCGCTGCCCAGAACCGTTAGCGTCTCGACCGGCAGTCCGGCGATCTGCCGCATCGCGCCGGCGAAGCTCTTCAGCAGTGAAGCGGACCGCCAGTTACCAATGATGCCGATGAAGTCGCCGCGCTCAGGATAAAACCAGCCGAGGCCCGCCGGATATTTTTGGCTGCCGGGCCGTGAGTCGGTGTATCCCAGCATTTCGAGCGAGACCATGGCCGCCACTCTTAGCCCGTGAGATTTGAGCCTCTTGGCGAAATGCGTGCTGCCGATCATGTTGAGCTCTTCCAGGTTGAAAGCGCAATAGACGACGGGATTGCGGAGCTTTTGCCCCGAGAGAACGCGCGCCGCTTCCAACAGGACGGCGACACCGCTGGCGTTATCGTCCGCTCCCGGCGAGCCCGGCACGGAATCGAAATGGGCGCCGAGGATGACGAGCGGCGCGCCGGGCGCGCTCCCAGCGCGCGCGATGATGTTGCGGTAAGGCTTTGCGGAATAGATAAAACGGTCGCTTTCGACGTCCAGGCCGAGGTTCTTAAATTCCTTTTCGATGTAATCTTCGACCGCTGCCAGGCGGCGCGGGTTGCTCGAAGGGCTGCGCTCGCCGACGATCTGCTCCAGGCGTTTTTTAAGCGCCGCCGCGCTCGTTCTTGGAATTGCGACGGTCATGCATCGGCCGGCCGGACGGCGATGCCTCGCTCGGCGAGGAAGCGCTTGCATTCGGCGATCGTGTATTCGCGATAGTGAAAAATCGAGGCGGCGAGAGCGGCGCTGGCTTTGCCCAGCGTCAGGCCTTCGTAGATGTGGTCGAGATTGCCGACCCCGCCGGAGGCGATCACCGGGATCCGCACTCTCTCGGAGACGGCGCGGGTGAGATCGAGATCGTATCCGTCCCGAGTGCCGTCGCGGTCCATGCTGGTGAGAAGTATCTCTCCCGCGCCGTAGCCGGCCATCCTTTCCGCCCATTCGCAGGCGTCGATCCCCGTCGGCTTTCTTCCGCCGTGGGTGAAAACCGCCCAGCCGTTGGCGGCGCGCTTGGCGTCGATCGCGACGACGACGCATTGGCTGCCGAAAGTTTCGGCCGCCTCGCGGACGAATTCCGACCGCGCGACGGCGCCGGTATTGATCGAGACCTTGTCCGCGCCGGCGCGCAAAAGGTTGCGAATGTCCTCCAACCGGTTGATGCCGCCACCGACCGTAAGAGGCATAAAAACCTGGTCGGCCGTGCGCGCGACGACGTCGAGAATTATCGCGCGGTTCTCGTGCGACGCGGTAATGTCCAGGAAGCAGAGCTCATCCGCGCCTTCGCGATCATAGATTCGGGCAATCTCCACCGGATCGCCGGCGTCGCGCAGGCCGAGAAATTTGACTCCTTTGACGACGCGGCCTTGATTAACGTCGAGACACGGGATGATTCTCCTGGCGAGCATAAGCTACACTTTAGCCGAGACTTTGTGCTCTCTCAAGGTATGCTAAAGGTGCTCATTCCTTAAAGATGTATCGCCGAATGTCCGAAAATAAAATCGGCGCGAAATGCTGTGGCTTGCGAGGAAACATCTTGCCTCATGCCAACGGACAAAAATTTAGCACTTGTTCGCCGAGGCCAGGGAATATGACTTTTTTTGGCAATTATGTCGGACTTGACACCAACCTCCGGAATTGCTATATTGCGCTTATGAAAACAACAAAACCCTCGATGACGCTGTCTCAGATGATGGTACGCTTCTCGACTGAGGAGAAGTGTAAGACTTTCCTCCGAGACCTGCGCTGGCCTAACGGAGTTCAGTGTCCGCGCTGCAACAGTGAAAAAGTGTACACGCTTAAAGCGCGTCCGTTTCACTGGGTCTGCAAGAATAAAGATTGTGGCGGAAAAAACGGCTATCGTTTCTCCGTCATTACCAGGACGGTTTTCGAGAACACAAATTATCCGCTTCGGACTTGGTTCCAAGTCATCTACTTGATGACTCAGAGCAAAAAGGGAATCAGCGCCTTGCAGATTCACCGGCAGATCGGAAGCGGCGATTATAGAACCGCCTGGTATATGTGCCACAGAATCAGAGCGGCAATGCAGGATAAAGATTTCGCCTTGCTCATGGGTGAAGTTGAAGTAGATGAAACTTACATCGGAGGCAAAGACAGCAACCGCCATTGGGATAAAAAGCACCACGCAAAGGGCGGCAGCGATAAGCTCCCTGTTATTGGCGCTATCTCTCGCAAAGGCAACGTTGTTTGCCAGATGATTGAGGAAGCCGATAAGCACACACTTGCGGGCTTCGTTCAGAATACTATCAGCGGGAGCGTGTCTCTCTTGGCTACGGATGAAGCAGCGGGATACGGCGGGCTGCGTAAAGCCGGTTTCGAGCATGATACTGTGAACCATCGAAGACAGGAATATGTGCGCGGCAATGTTCACACTCAAAATATTGATAACTTCTGGAGCTTGCTCAAGCGCGGAGTGATCGGAACATACCACAAGGTGAGCAAGGATTATTTGCCGCTCTATCTTGCGGAATTTCAGTACAGACATAACAATAGGGACAATCCCGACATCTTCACCGATGTCGTAGCAGGATGCTGAGGACGACTCCCTGGCGGCGCTCTCAGCAGAAAGAAAAGGCCAGAAGGATGCAGACTGACAAGGGCGGGCAATACCGCTTGCCCTTTCGTGGGGAACTATGGCAAACAAAGCGAAGCCGGTATCGCTATTCCCGTTGACGTTCGATGAAGCTCTTAAAGCCATTATTCGAGTCGATCCGGAGAAAGTGGGCATTACTAGTAAGCGACATAAGAAAGCTTTTAGAAAAAACGCGCGTAAACCGAAAGCAAAATAAGGCATCCAGTAATTACTCCACTGAACCACCCAATACTCCAAAGCCAGATCATCCCGGATTCGAGACCTCGACCACTTCCCCATCCGCTAAAGATGAAGAGTGGCAAAAGAAACAAGAGCGATTTTGGGAACGGCAAATATGTTGTGCCAAAGTTCTTAACTGGATCACTATTTTTGGAACTGTTGCTGCGTTTGGTGGGCTCTATATTCTTCACGGGACGCTGCAAGTCAGCGAAAGAGCTGCTGACGCCGCTAAAGAGGCCGCCGATGCTGCCGCTGCTTCGACTGCCCCATGGATTGTCGCTGACATCGCAGAGTACCGAGGAGTGGTAAGTAACGAAGCGGTATTCTACGTTGTTCTTAAAAACGTAGGGAGACTTCCCGCACTTGAGGCCTCTGCGGGTTGGGAAATTACCGTTGTCCCCATGGATGAGTTGCCCACATATAAGGCTTGGGCGTGCCCGAAGGCGGGGCCTAGCCCTGCAATTGTTCCAGTGGAGAAACCTTGGAAAATTTACATCTCCAAACCGCTTAACACACTTCAAATGAAGATGCTCGCCAGCAGGACTGGTCGCATATTTCTGCATGGGTGC contains:
- a CDS encoding aminomethyltransferase family protein; this translates as MPIGTPFHSRTSVLCVSHNWRVWSGYLAASSYEVLHDHEYHAIRNSAALIDISPLYKYDVSGNDALKLVDRVATRSAQKCALHQAMYTCLCDEEGKVIQDGTVFRLEESRFRFHLAEPSLRWLRMNAAGMDVNIEDVSEQIAAVALQGPTSREILRRASNGGVERLKFFRFAFAEVGGIQTMISRTGYTGDLGYEIWVPAARAEELWDLLMETGKAHGITPAGMLALDMARLEAGFILLEVDYTSAEKALIPAQKYSPFEIGLGWTVSLDKENFVGRKALLEEKRGGPSRQLVGLEVDWNDYERLYQKAGLAAHLPASAWRGGVPVYRDGRQVGQATTGGWSPTIKKYIALATVQSKFSRPGTDLFMETTVEYARETVRARVVKLPFFDPPRKRN
- a CDS encoding M28 family peptidase — its product is MTVAIPRTSAAALKKRLEQIVGERSPSSNPRRLAAVEDYIEKEFKNLGLDVESDRFIYSAKPYRNIIARAGSAPGAPLVILGAHFDSVPGSPGADDNASGVAVLLEAARVLSGQKLRNPVVYCAFNLEELNMIGSTHFAKRLKSHGLRVAAMVSLEMLGYTDSRPGSQKYPAGLGWFYPERGDFIGIIGNWRSASLLKSFAGAMRQIAGLPVETLTVLGSGFLVPQVRLSDHAPFWDLGYPALLLTDTAFMRNPHYHTSSDTIDTLDLEFMAKVCQGVVNGVLSL
- the hisF gene encoding imidazole glycerol phosphate synthase subunit HisF, with translation MLARRIIPCLDVNQGRVVKGVKFLGLRDAGDPVEIARIYDREGADELCFLDITASHENRAIILDVVARTADQVFMPLTVGGGINRLEDIRNLLRAGADKVSINTGAVARSEFVREAAETFGSQCVVVAIDAKRAANGWAVFTHGGRKPTGIDACEWAERMAGYGAGEILLTSMDRDGTRDGYDLDLTRAVSERVRIPVIASGGVGNLDHIYEGLTLGKASAALAASIFHYREYTIAECKRFLAERGIAVRPADA
- a CDS encoding IS1595 family transposase produces the protein MSENKIGAKCCGLRGNILPHANGQKFSTCSPRPGNMTFFGNYVGLDTNLRNCYIALMKTTKPSMTLSQMMVRFSTEEKCKTFLRDLRWPNGVQCPRCNSEKVYTLKARPFHWVCKNKDCGGKNGYRFSVITRTVFENTNYPLRTWFQVIYLMTQSKKGISALQIHRQIGSGDYRTAWYMCHRIRAAMQDKDFALLMGEVEVDETYIGGKDSNRHWDKKHHAKGGSDKLPVIGAISRKGNVVCQMIEEADKHTLAGFVQNTISGSVSLLATDEAAGYGGLRKAGFEHDTVNHRRQEYVRGNVHTQNIDNFWSLLKRGVIGTYHKVSKDYLPLYLAEFQYRHNNRDNPDIFTDVVAGC